The DNA region gggtcgcagtactggtcctcggttgtttggttgcagtcgggaacttcttcgttcactccgtgtcctacgacgcaaacaaacagacatacaatcaagcacaagaactgaaagcttttatcgttgagctcgaatcggaaataatttagttacggaggtagggttaatattttcgggtggtttctgtatagcgtgcttagaactatgctagaaagggcgtggtaaaatttcaggtcgatcggaggttgtttcgtacataaaatgacgaggtaaagggagATCTAGGGGTCAAACAGGGAATccagggcttatttgcaagttTCTCTAAAAAgggaagggcttatttgtaaattaCAAAGTGCTAGGGTGTAGTAGAAAGTGtggggggcctatttggaaataagtTTGCATTGTGGGGGGGGAActtagtttgaaagaaaatagTAAACAGGGGCTTTCTTGCAAAAAGGCCAATAGAGTGGGGGGCTATTTAACAGTTagggaagaagggagggggctaagggcaaaatagccctttcttcttcctctagccgtggaaaacaggggagggggagaggagctcggcgccggcccaatccggcggcccggggctcgattgcggctagggtttgggggaaaagggagaggaggagggggggatTCGATCCCCGccctcaccttgggccggggtggcgcgagggggcgtgcccacggcgggcggtgggcggcggccgaactgcgggcggcggcggcgctgggagcgtggggaggcggcggcagtggcggtggaggccgtgggggaaagagaggcggggtgggggcctatttataggcggggtGCCGCGGTGGGGAGGCCGGGGTAGGtgggggccggcgagcggcgcggagcgccattaatggcgctcggcctTGTCGTCGTGCGGTgcgcgggcagcgaggccggggcgaagggacggcgcggcgggctgtgcggcacaggaagggcgcgggcggcgaggcgggacgcggcagcggcgggcggcgcggcggccgtgcgggcggcgcgtgcgcgagcgcgtcgcggctcggccctgcgcgtgcgcgtgaagcgcgtgcgcgcgagggtcggcggcgcgcgcgcgtacggcggcgtgcgcgcgagggcggggtggcgtgcgcgcaagggcaggggcgccagaggCCGGAGCGGTGTGcggggtggcgctcgggagcagaggagcagggaggaagaaacaggaaggagaaaggaaaaagggagggaagaaaaaggaaaaaaaaagggaaaaggaaaatgggaaaaaggaaaaagggaaaagagaggaaagggaaaaaggggaaagaaataatgaaaaaaaaggaagaagtgacgcgcgccggcgggattcgtggcggcgaccgcgcggcgaatttcacggcggtgaccgcggctggtcggtcacgcgcgcgcggcgtccgcgcgctgcacgagggggaaaagatggcgtgactgcgATCGGATTCGGGTGCCGGGAAATTTAGGGTTTCGGTGGAACGGTTCTCGAAAACGAAAATCTTAGCGCGTGATTtctgggtaaaattttcaggatGTTACACTTTGCCTGGTATGCGGTGCCGGTCAGGCAGTGGCAGGTGTGGTTTTTCAATGGGGGGGCGCGCTCTGGCTCGTGTTTTTGAATAGCGGCTCCAGACGAGTGTTTCTTCTACCCAACCTCGTAGAGCAATGTCTTGTGGAGAGTGATGAATTCAGACCTCCCCGGGCTCGGCTCCGGCCGCCTGGAGCTGGGTGTGGTTCCTTTGTCGTCTGCTGCTACAAGATTGGTTGCGAGCGGTTGGGCGTGTCAAGGGGGATATACGGCTCTTGTTCCTTGGTTGCACGGTTCCACCGGCAGTCTGAGACTGCCCAACACCTATGTCACCCAGTGTCAAGAGCTGATCCGTGAGTCCGCCTGAAATCCATCGGAGTGTCACTGCCCTTCGTGGCCTTCCGGCTGGGAGGTACGAGCGAGCCTCGGTGCACACCCTAGGTTTGCATGGCGCGCTGTGACGGATCTCGATGGTGCTGTACGGGTTCGTTGGGTAAGCGACGGATCCGTGCGACGCCATCCTGGGCTTTCCCCTCCCTTGCCTTCTCCGCAGGTGTTGCTGTAGCGGCCTTGCAGCTAGAAGATGGGTTGCGACCAGCGCGTTTGTCGCGTCGTGCCGTAGCCAAAGCGCAATCCCCAAGCAACTTCTACGTTTTTTACCTGTACACGGCCTTCGGCCATTTTGCTCTGTACTCCGTGATAATTTTTTTTTAGAACTCCGTGATATCCCTTTGAATGAATGCATGAACGTTATTGTTTGCACCTTATACCTGGTACTCGACCGTCGCGTCGGCCTCCTGCATTGCGAAAATACAAAGCAACATGTACCCGCTCAGTGGTGTTTACCTGTGACGTCCATTTGGCGCATCGAGATCTGTGTGACACTATCTCTCCTGGTATTTCAGTCGTATTCACTATTTTCCCGCACGCAGGTATTTACTCCCCCGCCGATGTGGACCCCGCCCGCTTCCCTTATCCGCTCCCATCCCTGGTGAGAAGGCTGCgggccgtccccgccgccggccacttgcatcctcctcttcctccgccGCTGGCGGACACTtgcatcctcctcctctgcccgCCACTTGCATCTCCGTCCCTGCGGATACGCTGCCGCACGCCAATTACATGCTCCCTTTCCCTCTTTTAGCTCTGGCGAACCACCGCGTCGTCTCCAACTCCGGCGAACTACCGCGGCAGCCGCACCCACCGGCACTCTACGACACGCTCGTATGCCCATGTTGCCCGCCATCCAGTCCTCTCTTCGAACTCCGGCGTCCAGCATTTCCACCGACCGCTGGCGAGTTTCACAAGCTCTCACGTCTGGAGGCGCAGATCAAGATTTCTCTCTCCTCTGTGGCATCCCACACTTATTTGCAGGTCGTGCATACCCTCTGCTTCTTCCCCTTCTGGATTTTCTCCTGCTTGGATCGAAGAAAGGCTTCTAACTTTCTGATTCAGTTGAGAGTTCGTACAGAATGCTATTCTTCGCAGGTTGTGCGTGCCGTCCCCATGCGTGCACTTCAAGATCCGCTTCTCCGTCGACggcattggttttacatttttgcTTGTTTCCCTTTCCTGGTTATTCAGTTAACGAACTGCTTGAGGCGAAGGTTGGCTGATGGCTACGCTGTGCATCTGGTTCAGCCCGGATGCTAATGTTCAGCATTGTTTCACTGATTATATGAGTTTGACTATCGCACTGTTTGGGACGCTGTCAAAGTTAATTGGGCAACTGCTATAGGATTTTATCAATACATGATGCTAATTTTGTTTTCCATTGGACTACATTGTTACAATGACTTCATTGTCAATAAAATGTGTTACTAGTCATATGCAAAGAAGAGGGAACTGAATTGTACAAACTAGTGGAACATGAACAGCTGGAAGATCTGGGAGATCTGTAAGCAATTACAGAGATACTTTTTTCCCTACTAAAAACTTCTCATACCAAAATGAGTGTTGGGTGTTTTACTTAACAGTTGGGATGATATCATCCAATTAGTATAGGAGTTTATCGATAGATAATGCTAATTATCATACAGCCAATAAATTGTTTTCACATGGTGAACAATATACACAACATTATGATTGTGATTTATTGTATATAAAATATGATGTCAATCTAGTAACCAAATGGTGCTAATCAGACGAGTCCAAGTGGTAGCAGATTATTAGATAAGTACAGTATGCATTATTAGACAAGTCCAAGCGGCAGCAGATTACACCAGTAGTAGCGGATTACATCAGTAACACATGCCACGTGCGATAGTCGATAGATGGAAGCGAGGGGAAGAAAGATGGCAGCAGCTTGAGCGGCGCAAACCGACGGCGAGCAGAGCGGCGGCGCAAGTAGACCGGTGGCGAGCAGAGCGGCGGTGCAGGTAGACTGTCGGGGATCGGAGCGTCGGCGCAGGTAGAACCTCGACACAGTGGTGACGCCAGGCCGCCGGTGCAAATAGATATATCACGAGGAGAGATTTCGATATTTGATACTCAATACACGTGCCTCACTGAATTTGATATCGAATTTGCATGCCTTTCAATATTTAACACTCGGCATGCGAATTGTTTTGATTTAGGGGCTTCTCCAACCTTTTCTTCAATTTCTAtctcttcattttcttttctcctttcagCCCTAGTGCACTGACAATAATGCCCCTGCCATTCAGGGTATGCAAAGAGGCCAAATGTAAAATTGAAGTACATTTCCACCGCTTCTTTCTCCCCAACTTCAAAACTCAATCATGGGGTTCACCAATGGATCCAGAGACGGCTAAAATGGAACGAGGTTTCATAGGTGACTCTGATTTGGAGTTCTTTTGGCCGGATTGGCATGGTGGGTGTCCGTGCAAGCGGGCGGAACAATGATGCAAGAGGACGGAGCTCCCTTCGTCCGCGACGCAGCCGCCAGGCTGCCtccggccgcccgccgctcggccaCTTCTGTCCATCGCCGCGCAGCACGCCCCAGGGCCCAggctgcctccgcccgcccctccctgtccttttttttttctcccgATGCGAATAAACAACTGGTTGCCGCTGTCGAACgcagcggcggacggcgcgAGGACGCCCGCGCAGAGGACGAGGACGCCGACCACTGCGAGCCGCCAGCAGGAGCTGCCGCGCGTCATCCTCATGCACCCAACCAATCCCCAACACAGGAAGCGCTAGACTCACCACGGTGGGCTTGTCGGGGTCCGCGACGTTGGCGAGGAGGTAGGTGTACGTGGAGCTCTCCTTCTCGAACAACAACCTCCTGTCCGCGCCGAACCCGGTGgtgcacgccgccgccatcgccagAGCCGGCACTAACCTCGCGCGCCGCAAGATGGACCGGGGAGTGCACCTGCGCTGCCTCCTCCTCCAGGCCACTGGCGCATGCGACCTCGGTGGACGACTCGGTGGTGGCGTCCGTGTTCAAGGACAAGCTCCTGCGATTCAATTCCATCGTGCCCGACTTTCGCCGGCGTCGGCGCCGACGCGGGTGGAACAATTTTTTCTTCGCCAAAAGAAAGGAACTAGAGATGGTTGGGAGAGTATGGGAGAGTAAAGGATAAGAGCAGGCTAATATTGTCCATTCACCTAggtagaaaaggaaaaaaggaaaaagatggaaacttgaagaaaagggagaaaaaaCTCCACGCACGTGGAGTGTCAAATATTGAAAGGTATGCGAATTGGATGCTAAATTCAGCGAGGCACGCGTATGGAGTGGCAAATATCAAAATTTCTCTGCTACGAGAAGCAAGAAATAGATGAAAGCAACGTAGATAAAAGATAAGGTGAGAGAAAGATGGGTACTAGACTATAGATAGAAGACATTATATGTGCGGAGTATATAACTAGTATATGCTTCACCAAACAAAATACGAAACGAATCTAATCTGACAACTTCATGTATCTCTAACTATGCCAATGGCCAGGATAAGGATAGTATCAACTAAGGGGTACAGGTTAAAATTTCGCGTTGCATTGCGTTGTCCTTAGTTCGGGCGCTGTGGGCTGGTCTCATTGACGGCTATGCGATAGCGCGGCCAAGCCATGTAGGCGCTATACAGGTGAGACCCGCCCAGCGCCCAAACATCCGTGCTCGGTCGTGGCCATCCGCGGTGAGTTCCGTCTGCCCCATCTGTCAGCCATGCGGATCCCCAACTACCTTTGTGGGAGGTCAGATGGCCTGTCCCCTTCCTCCGGCGGGATCGCTCCCGACGGGTGTGGGCCCGATCCCCAGCGCGAGAGAGGCGAACCGGCACAACAAGGTGGCTTCACGCCGTCCTCGTTGCCCGTCACTGATATCAGTTGTCGTTCGATTGGGCCGCGAGCTTGGTCGGTGGGCCGGCCTCCAACTTCGAGCTGTGCGGGTTTCCCGAAGTACCCTGCTTGTTGCTGATGGCGCGCGGTCTCGCATCACGCTGCGCGGAAGTGGGGATGTCAAGGTGGAAACCAAGACGGGCAAGCGGCTGCCTCGATTTGCTCCGTCGCATCCTAATGGCGCCTGGCGCGCATGCGCCCGCGTGTAGGCTGGCGTCCACTCCACGACGGGTCGCATAGTGGGGCCCGCACCGGCCAGGAGGTTCCTCCAGGGCATCGTTCCGCCTTCCGGAGGGTGCTAGGTACAAATACCCCCGCCCCGTCTTTTCTGCCACCTCCTTCGTCGCTCTTGCTTGCTGCTGCCATCTACGGAGACGAAAAGAGATCAAAAGTCCAAGAGAAGGCTCAGGCGTCCTCCCGTGTGGCACCCtcaccatctcctcctccttATTTCTTTCCTAAAGATGTCACAATGGAGGACATCCATCGTTACCTTGGCGATGCTAGAAGACTTGGTGGCGGGAGGCGTACTTCCTTCGTGGGAGGAAGCCGACGCACCGCTGTCGGGGAGCAATTTCCCCACCCCGAGGAAGGGGAAGTGGTCTCGCTGATGGATTTCCACCTGCGGTTCGCGAACTTGGGGTCGAACTGCAGCACCTGAAGGAGGGTTTCTTTATTATTGCTTGATTAAAAAATCATGTATAATCAGGAACCAATAGCCCAACAAAGTTAAATCCCATGCTTAATGCTTGTTGAGTCAAATGGCAACTGAATAATATGATGGGATTCTATATTTATTTGCCATAGCAACGTAAATTAGGAGAAAGATTTCTCAAAAATAAAAACTAATTTAGTTGGGAGAAAGGAGAAAACAGAATGAAACTCGCGGAGGAAACTTTTTGACCTGCCGCGGGGACATCCACGTGTCAATGCCCTACTGGCCGCCGCTCACTCTCCCGATAACGGACACAATCCCACGAGCCAATCGCACGCGGCGGAACAATACGCCATCCCTCCAGGCTCCAGCGAGCTCAAAGAACCACCACGAGCTAAGAACAGTTGCCCAAGAAAGCGACGACCAAACAAGCATGGCGGCCATCCTCGCGCGCGCCggtgccaccgccgccgccagcggcaGCCTCCCGAAGTCCACAGGTCGCCGGCACCGCAACGCAGTCATCGTCGCCGCGGGGACCGCGACCGGGCAGGCGGTGCCGCAGGAAGGGGCGCTGGAGCGTCCGGCGTGGTCCGGCGAGACCCCGCTGTCGCGGCTCGTtggcgcgctcatcgccttcaaGCCGCTCTACTCGCTCATGAAGCTCGCCTCCCGCGAGGTCATCATCAGGTAACAGCTGCAAACGTGCCGGCCGACGCATTCTTGTTCTTCACTTGTTGATGGCAATGGGTATGGGAGAACTGGTGCCGAGAATGTGGATTTTGTGTAGGACGGCGGAGAAGTCGAACATCCCGTGGAGAGAGATGACGAAAAAGGTGCTGGAGTCCGACGTGTACGAGGTGTTCGAGAGGATACGAGATCCAAACTTAGTCTACCCTGACTGTGAGCTCATTTACTTCTCTCCGTTTGCTCTTTCTTTCAGTTGATGAGTAGTTTAATTTCACCACTCGTTGGAAAGAAAGGCACCTGTAAATAATGTCTTCACCAAATGAAAAATTTGCTAGATTTCTCTTTTGTCTGTAGTAACTTGAGTGATGGCGCCTTGCTTCTCTTGAGCAGATTATCTGAGTCCGTTTCACGCTTATGATGAAGGGAATCTATCATGGCTGGTAGTTCACTAGCTTTTCTCTGTTTTTTTTGTTATTCAATTTCACTACTTGATCTTTTGACTTATAACTTGCAACTGAATTCTTCTGTAACAATGATGTTGATGTTGGCATTCTAAAACTCTCAAACATGTCAAACCCGAAATATCTCAACTGTTTCACTGAGGGGGCAATCGCAAGCTGAAAGATCTGATGATCTTTAGTTTTCGCTTGTGCTGATCACGAATATGGTAGGCTGCAGCAGAAGCTGAACCTGCGACAATGTCCATTGCCAAGAGGGCCATATCGGAGGCGAAATCGATCGAAGAAGCAAATCAAATTGTTCGAGGAAGCTGGTTGAACGCAATCGAGGAGCATCACCTCAAGTACTCGGGGAACTGTGAGATAAATGATATCTTGGACATTGGCTGCTCTGTTGGAGTAAGCACAAGATACCTGGCTGAGAAGTTCCCTTCAGCTCAAGCTGTTGTAAGTGCTCATATCTGCTTAAGCTCCATCCGGATTGTATGGAAGGATGCGCTCATTACTTCACAAGCAAAACATGTTCATCGAAAGAATAAAATCGAATAGATGGTTAAGTAGGAGCTTGTATTGCAGTCTTCCTGCATATGGATTGTACACAAGTTTTACATTGTCATGCTAATTTAGAAACCCTGAATGATGCAGGGACTCGACCTGTCACCATACTTTCTCGCAGTGGCTGCACAAAAGGAAGAAAAACTATCACGACAAAACCCTATTCGTTGGGTTCATGCCAATGGTGAATCAACTGGACTGCCCTCAGATTCCTTCGACCTTGTGTCCCTTGCATATGTGGTAAACTTTTTATCAGATTTAGAATCTTCTTTACATGGATATCAAATTTATAATAATGGTTACCATAAGATTAATTAATTCGCTACAATGTCAATATTCTTTAGAGGGAAAAGGTCTATTTGCTACCCCAGCAATCCACTTTGCCATCTCTTTTGTTTCTCTGCGTAAGTTATGTTCAAATTTTGTAAGGCAACAAAGGACATGATATGTTAAAAAAAAAGCACTTTCTAGAGATAATTAGTTATTAGATTCTTCTAACCTATTAAAATAATCATGGAAAGATCttaatatgtttttcttatgcaAGTTATCCTATCTGACCCTACAAAATTATGCGTAGAGAAACAAAAATGTCAAATCTTACTAGAGACATATTCGACCAATTAAATAATTTGAGGGGGTAAATTGAGCCAAACTTTCTTCAGCACAACAATCAAGAGCACACTTTAGAGGATCAAGTGCACGGAATATAATTCACCACCAATGCTGTAATAAACCTGCAGTGCCATGAGTGCCCAGCACGAGCAATAACAGGATTGGTGAAGGAAGCATTCCGGGTCCTTCGCCCAGGAGGAACCATCGCCTTAACCGACAATTCGGTTAGAATTTCTTCCATTTCACTTTTGCTAAATTTTATGTGCGCAAACTTGTTCAAAAATCGTCTAACGTCCACCTTTCTAAATCCTTTGCAGCCAAAATCCAAAGTACTTCAGGTAAGCCTCAGCACAATATTCCAACCAACCTTTTACATCAGAGGGAATGACTCATACCGGCCATGCAATTTCAGGAACTATCCCCAGTGTTGTTCACTCTGATGAAGAGCACCGAGCCATTTCTGGACGAGTACTACATGCTGGATTTGGATGAGACGATGAGACAAGTTGGCTTTGTCAATGTTTGTTCTATCCTGACTGACCCCAGGCACAGAACAGTCACTGCAACCGTGCCTTACTGATAGGCCTGAAGTCACCAAACCATTTAAGTCCACTCTAGATCACAACATTTCACCAAGCAAAATCTTGTACGCTTAACAGGGTTGGTTGTACTTTTAAAGAGTTGAGTAATCTACACATCCGTGCAGCAACCAACAGATCGAAGTACGGACACACATTAACTTCTGAAAGTCTAATAGCACGATCGTGCTGATCAGATGTTTCAGGGGTATAAGCGCCAATGAAAAAACTCATGATGTATGGCTGAGAGTTCCTTTTATCAAAGTAACTCAATTGTTCAGCAGCTAATTTGGGTTGTACCTGATGCTCAAAAGGTTGGAACATAGGCCTTACTAACATTGTGCAATGGAAGTTAGCAGTAGGAATCAGTCGTCAAAATTTACATAACCATTCTGTTGCACTTGATTAAAATTTACACCCTACACCTTTTTTCAGCTCATCTAGTTAGCCTACTTCTGTACTAGCCAAAACTATATGCTGTTTCAGCACTTCTCAACACCTTCCAGTTCGTTGTTAGAATTGGTCCTTGTCCTGTGTCCTCGGTACTAAATATGCCCTGCATTTTTGCAATCGCAAAATAAATCAAGCTTGCTTACTAACAAACAGAAAAAAATGTCTACTTGTTAGGTCACCATTTTATTAAAGACGAAATTTGAAGTTACAATGGTTGGCATTAT from Panicum hallii strain FIL2 chromosome 9, PHallii_v3.1, whole genome shotgun sequence includes:
- the LOC112878332 gene encoding uncharacterized protein LOC112878332; the protein is MAAILARAGATAAASGSLPKSTGRRHRNAVIVAAGTATGQAVPQEGALERPAWSGETPLSRLVGALIAFKPLYSLMKLASREVIIRTAEKSNIPWREMTKKVLESDVYEVFERIRDPNLVYPDYYLSPFHAYDEGNLSWLAAAEAEPATMSIAKRAISEAKSIEEANQIVRGSWLNAIEEHHLKYSGNCEINDILDIGCSVGVSTRYLAEKFPSAQAVGLDLSPYFLAVAAQKEEKLSRQNPIRWVHANGESTGLPSDSFDLVSLAYVCHECPARAITGLVKEAFRVLRPGGTIALTDNSPKSKVLQELSPVLFTLMKSTEPFLDEYYMLDLDETMRQVGFVNVCSILTDPRHRTVTATVPY